Part of the Chitinophagaceae bacterium genome, TGCTAAATGTGCATATTGATGCTGCATTACATTATTTTTTAGCATCAACAGAAGGAGATAATACTTTAGTCTGTGCTTCTTGATTTTTTAATTCGCCCATTTTGCAGGCACCGTTAAAAGAAGCTCCATTTTCTATTACAAGTTTTTTTATTGTAATATCTCCTACCAACTTTGCGGTACTTTTCAGAATAAGAATATCTTTTAGTGTAATATTTCCTGTAACATCACCTTCTATTTCTGCGCTGACAGCAGTCATTTCTCCGCGGAGTTCACAAGATTCTCCTAAAACTATTTT contains:
- a CDS encoding polymer-forming cytoskeletal protein, which translates into the protein MFNNRREKEEEETKSSNFIGKGTIIEGTITSAGSMRIEGKIIGSIQSKSKIVLGESCELRGEMTAVSAEIEGDVTGNITLKDILILKSTAKLVGDITIKKLVIENGASFNGACKMGELKNQEAQTKVLSPSVDAKK